The following are encoded together in the Ralstonia insidiosa genome:
- a CDS encoding AI-2E family transporter, with amino-acid sequence MDSGNDRRYFFYFLLFIVTIGLCWILSPFFGAVFWGGILAILFQPVQRWLVARFNKRRNLAALVTLTLIILIVILPLLFVAITLVQEVAYVYQEIKNAQPNYSQYFQDAIHVLPTSIQQLLAKYGLANLPALQRKLSDGAAQISQFAATQALSIGQNTFQFVVSFGVMLYMVFFLLRDGGEIGRRVRRALPLDEEHKNLLLAKFTTVVRATVKGNIAVALVQGALGGFIFWVVGIEGVVLWGALMAFLSLLPAIGASIVWVPAALYFLATGELGKCAILVVFCVGVIGLVDNLLRPILVGKDTKMPDWVVLISTLGGMALFGINGFVIGPLVAALFMASWDIFARSGQAE; translated from the coding sequence ATGGATAGCGGAAACGACCGCCGGTATTTTTTCTACTTTCTGCTGTTTATCGTCACCATCGGGCTTTGCTGGATACTCTCGCCATTCTTTGGGGCGGTGTTCTGGGGGGGCATCCTGGCGATTCTGTTCCAGCCCGTGCAGCGCTGGCTGGTCGCCCGGTTCAACAAGCGACGCAATCTGGCCGCGCTTGTCACGCTCACCCTCATCATCCTGATCGTGATCCTGCCGCTCTTGTTCGTGGCCATCACGCTCGTGCAGGAAGTGGCCTACGTCTATCAGGAAATCAAGAACGCGCAGCCCAATTATTCGCAGTACTTCCAGGACGCCATCCATGTACTGCCGACGTCGATCCAGCAGTTGCTTGCCAAGTACGGTCTGGCCAACTTGCCTGCGCTCCAGCGCAAGCTTAGCGACGGTGCCGCGCAGATCAGCCAGTTTGCCGCCACCCAGGCGCTCAGCATCGGTCAGAACACGTTTCAGTTCGTCGTCAGCTTTGGCGTGATGCTTTACATGGTGTTCTTCCTGCTGCGTGACGGTGGCGAGATCGGCCGTCGCGTGCGCCGCGCGCTGCCGCTCGATGAGGAGCACAAGAACCTGCTGCTGGCGAAGTTCACCACGGTCGTGCGTGCCACCGTGAAGGGCAACATTGCGGTGGCATTGGTGCAGGGCGCACTCGGCGGCTTCATCTTCTGGGTCGTGGGGATTGAGGGCGTCGTGCTGTGGGGCGCACTGATGGCATTTCTTTCCCTGCTGCCCGCGATTGGCGCGAGCATTGTCTGGGTGCCGGCCGCGCTGTACTTCCTGGCGACGGGCGAGCTGGGGAAATGCGCGATCCTCGTGGTGTTCTGCGTGGGCGTGATCGGCCTTGTCGACAACCTGCTGCGCCCGATCCTCGTCGGCAAGGATACGAAGATGCCCGACTGGGTCGTGCTGATCTCAACGCTGGGCGGGATGGCGCTGTTCGGCATCAACGGCTTTGTGATCGGGCCGCTCGTCGCCGCGCTGTTCATGGCGAGCTGGGACATCTTTGCGCGCTCCGGGCAGGCCGAGTGA
- a CDS encoding TetR/AcrR family transcriptional regulator: MAEKITNRKPRADAERNRQRLLDVAKVAFAQKGVSASLEEIAREAGLGIGTLYRHFPTREALIDEIYRDEGNRLVEAAQQLSAERAPLDAIQAWLLLFVGYLANKQIHADVLNCMAGGESDVCTLSADAIVEALTLLMQRAREAGEIHHPIEPLELLCAIAGVATFGVDTDWEAGAKRLVALMVFGLRNPTPV, from the coding sequence GTGGCCGAGAAGATCACAAACCGAAAACCCCGAGCCGATGCCGAACGCAACCGCCAACGCCTGCTGGACGTGGCCAAGGTGGCGTTTGCGCAGAAGGGGGTTTCCGCCAGCCTTGAAGAGATTGCGCGCGAGGCGGGCCTGGGGATCGGCACGCTGTACCGGCACTTTCCGACGCGCGAGGCGCTGATCGACGAGATCTACCGGGATGAAGGCAATCGCCTCGTGGAGGCTGCGCAGCAGCTGTCCGCCGAACGCGCGCCATTGGACGCCATTCAGGCTTGGCTGCTCCTGTTCGTCGGCTATCTGGCCAACAAGCAGATTCATGCCGACGTGCTCAACTGCATGGCCGGCGGCGAGAGCGATGTATGCACCCTGTCTGCCGACGCGATCGTCGAGGCACTGACCTTGCTGATGCAGCGTGCAAGAGAGGCGGGCGAGATCCATCATCCGATCGAGCCGCTTGAACTGCTGTGCGCAATCGCCGGTGTTGCAACGTTCGGCGTCGACACGGATTGGGAAGCCGGTGCGAAACGCCTGGTTGCGCTGATGGTCTTCGGGTTGCGCAACCCGACGCCCGTGTAA
- a CDS encoding voltage-gated chloride channel family protein, which translates to MKTKITRSEPLLMLAYLLRWLSLGSLVGTLAGLGSAVLLLALDWATDTRIAHPWLLWLLPVAGLAVGLLYHYAGRSVEGGNNLLIDEIHDPKRVVPKRMAPLILLGTVVTHLFGGSAGREGTAVQMGGSFADYLTRLFKLDPGDRRILLMSGISAGFASVFGTPLAGAVFGLEVLAIGRLRYDAILPCLIAAIIGDLVPPLLGVHHTPYAIPFVPHLTPVAIGLVVLAGIVFGLAGKTFAALTHKLGRLLKHRIPFGPLRPVLGGCAVVAGAMALGTDRYLGLGIPVIVDAFHTPLPAYDFAGKAAFTIVTLASGFKGGEVTPLFYIGATLGNALGYVLPLPFPLLAGLGFVAVFAGAANTPIASTLMAMELFGPEVGTFAGIACVVSYLFSGHAGIYHAQRIGHAKRPSEPDGAGLSAAQAIGQASADSTERPQR; encoded by the coding sequence ATGAAGACAAAGATCACACGTTCCGAGCCGCTGCTCATGCTGGCGTATCTGTTGCGCTGGCTCTCGCTGGGGTCGCTCGTTGGCACGCTTGCCGGGCTGGGCTCCGCGGTGCTGCTGCTGGCGCTGGACTGGGCGACCGATACGCGCATCGCGCACCCGTGGCTGCTTTGGTTGTTGCCCGTGGCCGGCCTTGCCGTCGGCCTGCTGTATCACTACGCGGGCCGTTCGGTGGAGGGCGGCAACAACCTGCTGATCGACGAGATTCACGACCCGAAGCGCGTGGTGCCCAAGCGCATGGCGCCGCTGATCCTGCTCGGTACCGTTGTCACCCACCTCTTTGGTGGCTCGGCTGGGCGTGAGGGGACGGCAGTCCAGATGGGTGGCAGTTTTGCGGACTATCTGACGCGCTTGTTCAAGCTTGACCCGGGCGACCGTCGCATCTTGCTGATGTCCGGCATCAGTGCCGGGTTTGCTTCCGTGTTTGGCACGCCGCTGGCCGGTGCCGTGTTTGGCTTGGAGGTGCTCGCCATCGGGCGTTTGCGGTATGACGCGATCCTGCCGTGCTTGATTGCGGCCATCATTGGTGATCTGGTGCCGCCACTGCTGGGGGTGCATCACACGCCGTATGCGATTCCGTTTGTTCCGCATCTCACGCCGGTTGCGATTGGCCTGGTGGTGTTGGCCGGCATCGTCTTCGGTTTGGCGGGCAAGACGTTTGCGGCGCTTACGCACAAGCTCGGCCGCTTGCTGAAGCACCGCATTCCGTTTGGGCCGCTGCGCCCGGTGCTGGGCGGCTGCGCAGTCGTGGCGGGAGCAATGGCGCTGGGGACAGACAGGTACCTCGGGCTGGGCATTCCCGTCATCGTTGATGCATTCCACACGCCGCTGCCGGCATACGACTTTGCCGGCAAGGCTGCCTTCACCATCGTGACGCTGGCTTCCGGCTTCAAGGGCGGGGAGGTGACGCCGCTGTTCTACATCGGCGCGACGCTGGGCAATGCGCTCGGCTATGTGTTGCCGCTGCCATTCCCGCTGTTGGCGGGGCTGGGGTTTGTTGCGGTGTTTGCGGGCGCAGCCAATACGCCCATTGCATCGACCCTGATGGCGATGGAGCTCTTCGGCCCCGAGGTCGGCACGTTTGCCGGCATTGCTTGCGTGGTGAGTTACCTCTTCTCAGGCCACGCCGGTATCTATCACGCGCAGCGCATCGGCCATGCAAAGCGCCCGTCCGAGCCAGACGGGGCTGGGCTGTCTGCTGCGCAGGCGATCGGGCAGGCATCCGCAGACTCCACTGAACGCCCACAACGCTGA
- a CDS encoding MBL fold metallo-hydrolase — MSAWPSPSAAPSTPTVSGTDRAFHNAARRPKTGFWAGLRLLWAFINKPTGTVPDQPVPTQALTRDALLAAPDRSLFRLGHSTVLLKLRGVFWLTDPVFAERASPVQWLGPKRFHAPPIALADLPEIEAVILSHDHYDHLDRATVRTLAPKVKHFLTPLGVGDRLIDWGIAADKVQQLNWWESTTVGGLQFTATPAQHFSGRTPFDNNRTLWASWVMIDDDLRLFFSGDTGYFPGFKTIGERFGPFDLTLMETGAYDPRWAYVHMLPEQTVQAHLDLRGRRLVPIHNGTFDLAFHAWQEPFERIAAAARAHSVEVLTPTIGARLDMVQPGPTPAWWRARPEASPLATEPSTAT; from the coding sequence ATGTCCGCTTGGCCCTCACCGTCTGCCGCCCCGAGTACACCGACCGTCTCCGGCACAGATCGCGCTTTCCACAACGCAGCCCGCCGACCCAAGACCGGTTTCTGGGCAGGACTGCGTCTGCTGTGGGCCTTCATCAACAAGCCGACAGGTACGGTGCCGGACCAACCGGTGCCAACCCAGGCGTTGACGCGTGACGCACTGCTGGCGGCGCCCGATCGCTCGCTGTTCCGCCTCGGGCACTCGACCGTGCTGCTCAAACTGCGCGGGGTGTTCTGGCTGACCGATCCAGTCTTTGCGGAGCGTGCCTCGCCGGTGCAGTGGCTCGGCCCCAAGCGGTTCCACGCGCCGCCCATCGCGCTGGCAGACCTGCCGGAGATCGAGGCGGTCATCCTCTCGCATGACCACTACGACCATCTGGACCGCGCGACCGTCCGCACGCTGGCGCCCAAGGTGAAGCACTTCCTCACACCATTGGGCGTGGGCGATCGGCTGATCGATTGGGGCATTGCCGCCGACAAGGTGCAGCAGCTCAACTGGTGGGAATCGACCACGGTAGGCGGCCTGCAGTTCACCGCCACGCCGGCGCAGCACTTTTCAGGCCGCACACCGTTTGACAACAATCGCACGCTATGGGCGTCGTGGGTCATGATCGATGACGACCTGCGGCTCTTCTTCAGCGGCGACACCGGCTACTTCCCCGGCTTCAAGACCATCGGCGAGCGCTTCGGACCATTCGACCTGACCCTGATGGAAACCGGTGCCTACGACCCGCGCTGGGCCTACGTGCACATGCTGCCGGAGCAGACCGTTCAGGCGCATCTGGATTTGCGCGGGCGCCGGCTCGTGCCGATCCACAACGGCACGTTTGATCTGGCGTTCCATGCCTGGCAGGAACCGTTCGAACGCATTGCCGCGGCGGCGCGAGCTCACTCGGTAGAGGTGCTGACGCCAACCATCGGTGCGCGGCTCGACATGGTGCAGCCGGGTCCGACGCCCGCTTGGTGGCGCGCCCGGCCCGAAGCATCGCCGCTGGCTACCGAGCCTTCCACGGCAACCTGA